The Leptolyngbya sp. NIES-2104 genome includes a region encoding these proteins:
- a CDS encoding site-specific integrase, with the protein MINFDIDLGNLEASAKVDGHGQAKLLTDEELGRLFEEGFQTWRDRALFAICLFTGCRISEALQLKAEMIRGNFVTFTRQTRKGKTGTQQVEIVPGLRSFLKDWQQSGEMPESGYLFRARPDSKQPFLSRMQAHEVLQLACDFVGIEGVSTHSFRRTYITKLRAKGYSPAQIQRRTGHKRRENLMHYFDQV; encoded by the coding sequence ATGATCAACTTCGACATTGATCTGGGGAATTTAGAAGCAAGTGCCAAGGTCGATGGTCATGGACAGGCAAAACTGCTCACCGATGAAGAATTGGGGCGATTGTTTGAGGAAGGCTTTCAGACGTGGCGCGATCGCGCTTTGTTTGCAATTTGTCTGTTTACGGGCTGTCGAATTAGTGAGGCGTTGCAGTTAAAAGCGGAGATGATTCGCGGCAACTTTGTGACGTTTACGCGGCAAACTCGCAAGGGAAAGACGGGCACGCAGCAGGTAGAGATTGTGCCGGGGTTGCGATCGTTTTTGAAGGATTGGCAGCAATCTGGGGAGATGCCCGAATCGGGGTATTTGTTCAGAGCACGACCAGACAGCAAACAGCCGTTTTTGAGCCGGATGCAGGCACACGAGGTTTTGCAGTTGGCGTGCGATTTTGTGGGGATCGAGGGAGTCAGTACCCACAGCTTCAGACGGACCTACATCACCAAGCTCCGCGCCAAAGGATATTCACCTGCTCAAATTCAGCGCCGGACTGGGCATAAGCGGCGGGAAAATCTGATGCACTATTTCGATCAGGTGTAA